A region from the Engraulis encrasicolus isolate BLACKSEA-1 chromosome 18, IST_EnEncr_1.0, whole genome shotgun sequence genome encodes:
- the dnajc5ga gene encoding dnaJ (Hsp40) homolog, subfamily C, member 5 gamma a isoform X3 — protein MAEPNRPQRKLSTSGDSLYKVLGLEKGAGADDIKRAYRKLALKYHPDKNPDNPEAAEKFKEINNANSILNDDTKRKLYDEYGSMGLYVSEQFGEESVKYYFLMSKWWFKALFLCCTLSSCCCCCCCCCFCCGKCKPPEDDENYQYVNPEDLEAQIKAEEGSGGHK, from the exons ATGGCAGAGCCCAACCGGCCTCAGAGGAAGTTGTCCACTTCGGGGGACAGCCTGTACAAGGTGCTGGGCCTGGAGAAAGGGGCCGGTGCTGATGACATCAAGCGGGCCTACAG GAAACTGGCGCTGAAGTACCACCCGGACAAGAATCCAGATAATCCGGAGGCGGCGGAGAAGTTTAAGGAGATCAACAATGCCAACTCGATCCTCAACGACGACACCAAGCGCAAGCTGTACGACGAGTACGGCTCCATGGGCCTGTACGTGTCCGAGCAGTTTGGCGAGGAGAGCGTCAAGTACTATTTCCTCATGTCCAAGTGGTGGTTTAAG GCCCTGTTCCTGTGCTGCACGCTGTcgtcgtgctgctgctgctgctgctgttgctgcttctgctgcGGCAAGTGCAAGCCGCCCGAGGACGACGAGAACTACCAGTATGTCAACCCAGAGGACCTGGAGGCCCAGATCAAGGCAGAGGAGGGCAGCGGAG